In the genome of Paenibacillus pabuli, the window TGGCTTATATGCTGGATGGGCTTGACCGGAATCGTCGCCAATTTGCTTCGCCTGTCGACGGGGATGCAGTCAGGGAAGGCATACTGTCGGGAACGGGATCATTCATGAATAATGGGACAAAGGAGACGCGATGATGAAGGATTTTCGATCATTATATACGTTTTACCGGGAACAGGTAAGGCATCAGCTCGACAAGGAAAAGACAGACGGTATTCAACTGGGTTACTTCTACGCGTTGATGAATATTGTTAAGGAGCTTGCACCGCTTCAGCCGCCAACATCTCCTGAAGCGATCTGGATGGATTATCTGGCTTTTTTGCGCACGATTGACGAACACAAAAAAAGTCCGTTTTCCTTTATGGAGTGGGATGAGGTAGAGGGACGAGAGCATCTGAGGAGCACGCTTGAGGAAGGTGGGGCGTTGTTGACATGGCATTATGGTTTTGTCAGACATAATATGATTACAATTGGACAGGAAATCCGCGCAGGGCATGTAAAAGCCAAACTCCCCTTTTACCTGGTAGCGGAGCAAGGCACCGTGGAGCAGGAGCATAAGCTGCAGGCCTGGAACTCCATTCGGCAGTATGCTGGAGCTGAGCTGCTTAATGCAGAGGATGAAATGATTGGTATCCGGTTGTACTCCCATTTGCGGAAGGGAGGTTCGTTCAATCTTTTTGTCGATGGACAGACCGGATTCAATGCGGATAACCACGCAGTGGAACTTCCTTTTCTTAGCTCGCGGATTCGGACGAGGAGCGGAATATTTCGCATTTTGGCGAAGACCCGCAAGCCGGTTTGTCCCTATTTTATGACGTTAACCGAAGATTTCCGTTCCAAGATCGTCTTTCTGCCTCCTTTCACATTGGAAGAGGATATTCAGGTATCAGCCGAACGCGTATATGAGCCGTTTCGTGCTCAGCTGTGGAAGCAGCCTGCACTCTGGAGATTTTGGGATCGACACCATCAGCAGGTTATTCGCTGGAAAGAGGATGAGATTCCGATTCGTTCTGATGAAGCAGAGAGTCGGTTGGACTGGTTCTCCAGACCGTTGGATGGATTCGGTCAGCTTGGGCTGAATACCGAGAGTGGCATGATCTACAATTTGGGTTAGGCGCCAGATAAGGGGGAGCAGGATGCAGTCATTCATTACAGAGCAGCGCCATCAGCTGTCGGTTCATGTGATGCCAACACGCCAATATGCAAGCCGCTACATCCATCTCAGTATTGTTAACGAACAGGAGAGAATTCCTGCAGCAGTGTTTATGGTCATTGTTCGTCTGCTGCTTCATCCATGGCCAGGCTTGCTGGACAAAAGACAGCTGCGCCAGCATTTATGGAACCTTTATGCGGACGAGCCCAGATGCCATTTTGAGTACAAGGGGGATGCTCAGCTAGCGTGTGTCCGTTTGCGTACTCCCGGAGGTGTGCTACCCCAGCCAGAGGCGCGAACGAAGGATGCGCTGGAACTGCTTGCGGAGCTAATGCTGTGGCCAGCCTCCGAGGGTGGTTTTGATTTTGATGAGATGCAGGTACAGGAAGAGATCAGGTGGGCAGAGCATCACGCCGGTTACGATGTCTCTGAATGGGACATGGTAGTGCGGGGGCGTTGTATGGAATGGCTGGGATATGCTGAACGAGGCAGAATTACAGAGCTTGAGAAGCTTCGGCATTGTGTGCGCGAGGGTGAACTGCTGCGATGGTATAGAGAGGTGCTGCGTTGTCCAATCCATGTTCATGTTATCGGCGATTTCGAACCTGATCCCATGATAGCGCTTGTCCTGTCTACATTTCGGACATTGGATGAAGCTGTGGGAGGCATGAATGACAAGCGGGCCACGATTGTAACAGGAGACCAACAGTCTGCTGGGCCGCGGGAAGAAGGCGAATTGATGATGGAGCTAATGGATGTACAGCAATGCAAAATTAATGTGGCCTTTGCGACTGGAGTAGATTATGGGGCCTCGAACTATCCTGCCTTGTTTCTTTTTCATTCGCTGTTTGGCGCCACACCAGCTTCAAGGCTCCAGCATGGACTTCGTCAACAAAAACAATGGGTATACCAGATCTACAGCACACTGGATGATTACCGAGGAACTCTTCATGTGACAACGGGAACAAGCAGCGGATATGCAACAGAGGTTTTAGAAGCGATCGATGAGGAATGGTTGAAATTATGCGACGGAGACATCCATCAGCAGGAGCTGCACCGAGCGATTCAGAATGTGATGCATTATGTGCAGGTAGGCTACGATCTGCCTGAGCAGGTTGTCACCCTCCATATCGATCGACTGCTCAATGAGGTCCATATGACCACCCCGCAATTTCTGGATGCCATAGCGGGCGTGACTTCCGAGCAAGTGGCAGAGGTGGCTTCCGGATTAAAAAAAGCAGTAACTTGGATTTTATATCCTGAGAGCGAATATTCGGCATAGGTGTAGGAGGAGTATCATGAATATTGCTGTGAATGTCGCGCCCATTCAGCGGCGCTTGTCCAATGGCCTCTATGTCAGCATCTTCCCTGAGCCCCATTTCCATCATACCTTCGTTTCCTGGTCCGTGTCTTATGGATCGATTCATGATGCTGCACTGCCAGGAAGGGCTCATTTTCTGGAGCACATGATGTTCTACAATCCGGATGAGCAGCCCGTAAAACCAATGTTTCATGCTCTTGGGGCCTCAACTTCTGCATTGACACGTTATGATGTAACAACATATCAGATGGCCTGTACAAGCCAGTTTGAGCAAAGTATGGAGCTGTTCATCCGGATGCTGGCAACACCACATTTTACTCCGATACATATTGAAAAGGAACGAGCAGCCATCCATCAGGAACTGTCCATGTATGAAGATAAGCCATCCTGGCGAGCCTTGCAGCAGCTGACTCAGATGATGTATGGCCATAACCACCCCATAACAGCGGATGTTGCTGGTACACCGGACAGTTTGTATCAAATGACGCCGGATGAGCTGAATATGGCCTACAACGATTATTATTCTACAGGAAACATGGCGGTAGCTGTGGCTGGTCCTATTGAACCGGAGGCTGTTACCGAAATGCTGGAGCAATTTCCGGTGAGGGAGCATGGAACAGCTGCTCTTCATGGTGTGGTTCCATTAGACCGAAGGGGTGGAGAGTCCGGTGAACGATATCTGGAACTTGAGAGCGGATTGTCCCTGCCGCTTGTGAGATTCGGATTTCGGGCAGAGAGTGGGGTGCGGTTAAAAGATCAGGTTGCCTGTATGATCGGGATTGAAGCGCTTTTGGGTGAAACTTCCGATTTCCATGCAGCGTGTACCACATCGGGTCTTCTCGGCAAAGGAGCCGCATGGGACCATTATTATCGTCAGGAGTTTGCGTTTTCTAATGCTTGCGGTTATTCAACAGACCCAGGTTCATTACTTGCCCGGATTGAGGAGCAGTGTGATCGTATTCAGGAGGGTACCCTACCCCTGAACAATCTGGAGAATGCACGAATGACATGGCTAAGCCGGTATTATGCAGATATGGATTCGCTCAAACAGCGATGCATGCATGTATCAGAGCATAAAGTGATTGGACGGGACTACATGCAGATCGGTACGTATGTATCGGAAATGACAGAAGAGGAGATTATAAGTGGTTTGAGAAAAGTGGCAGCGCCTGCCAATTTGCGAATGGTTGTTTTGCGCTAGCTGCAAAGCGGGCTTATGAAGGGATCTGGATGATTCGTTGATATCACAGAGCATGTCGTTTTTGTATACAGCGCGGGAGTAGTGAAGTTATAGGAGGGACAGGTTCATGCCGAATGCCGGGAAAACGGAGATCCATCTCTGGAAGCAAGCTCTTCCTATAAGTGAGGATCAGATACAGTCAGCGGTGACGATCACTCAAGCTGCACTTGCTCCAGAAGAACAGCAGCGGATGGCCAGAATCGGGAAAGTTTCCCTGCTTGAGGCCTATGGCTGGATGTCGTCAAGGCTTTTCCTGCGAAGTGTGCTGGCACAATACATGCAGCTGCATGCACAGGATATTCAATTCAATTATGGCATCTCTGGAAAGCCATATGTTCAGGGCGGGCCCCGGTTCAGTCTATCGCATACGAGGGGTCTGTGTGTTCTGGCAGTCACGTCCAGTATCGCCGAGCTTGGCGTTGATGTTGAATGGATGCGTCCACTATTGCGGCAGCAAGCTATCATTGATCGATTTTTGACCGTGGAGGAGCAGGGTTATATTCTAAATGGCGTTCGGAAAGGGCAAGAGCCTTCCCGTCTGTTATGGGAGATGCTTACACGCAAGGAGGCTTGGATCAAAGCCTCAGGTCAAGCCCTGTGCGGACAATGGAGAACGCTCAATACGGTGGATGAGAGTTTGGCTAAGGCGAACCAGGTTGAGCGAGAGAAACACCCCTATATGCTTTGCGATTTAGATGTGGGTACAGGGTATATCGCCGCGTTAAGTTTGGAAGGAAAAATGAAACCGTCCATCCGGTGGATGTCATTGAGTTGAATTTGAATGGAAAATAACTTACATACCTCTTGTGCAAACAATGGATGTACATATAATATAGACAAATATACCCTTAATTTACCACTGTTAGATACTTAGTTCATACTCAAGGAGGTTTGTCATGATTCAGTTTCCCAAACCGGATGTAGAACAGTATTTCCAGACGTATCGCATCTCCCATTTTGCCGTATCTTCTGACGAGAAACGTTTGTTTTTTGACAGCAATTTAAACGGCCAGCCCAATATCTGGGCCATGGATCTGCCGGGTGGTTACCCGTATCCATTGACGTATCTGAATCAGAGCAGCCAGTTTATCAAACCAGACCCACAAGGACGTCATATTCTCACGGCGTTTGATCGGGACGGAGACGAGAATTATCATCTGTATGCCCTTAAACCGGAAGGCGGCGTGCCGTTTCCTGTTGTGCCGGCAGAGCCTAATGATCGATGTTATTACGCCCACTTATCCGAGGATGGACAGCGTCTTTATTATATGACAAGTAAGGATAACCCAAACTATCTCAATTCACGCCGAATTAACCTGGAAACGGGAGAGGATGAACTTCTGCATCAGGGGGAAGAGGTCACAAGCAATCTGGTTGCTGTGAGTCCAGATGAACAAGCCTATGTGGTTCTGGATGTATACTCCAATACCTACCAGACAGCACACGCGTATCGGAACGGTGAGTCAGAATCCATTATTCCGGTCTCCGAGCGGCAGAGTCAGGTTTCAGATGTCCTGTTTGCAGACAATAATCGGCTGCTGATGATTACCAATGATAACGAACCGTACACCTATGTGGCCGAATACCGGCTGGACACTCATGAGTTTCGTCCTCTGTGCAAAGTGGAGGGAGAAGACGTGGATATCATCCGCTGGCATAAGGATTCAGAGACGTTATACTTCTGGACGTTTACAGGTCCCGAGAATCGGATGTACGCGCTGGACAAAGGTTCCGAGCAGCCTCGACGTGTAGACATGCCTCTGGATACGGTAGATCATGTGACGGTTACCAAGGCTGGCAACGTGTACATTTTGGGGCGTGGAGCTATCCAACCGCATAATATCTATCGGCTGATGGCAGGAAGTGAGTCCTGGGAGCCGTTGACTGCCAATCGGGTCACAGGGC includes:
- a CDS encoding M16 family metallopeptidase, with the translated sequence MQSFITEQRHQLSVHVMPTRQYASRYIHLSIVNEQERIPAAVFMVIVRLLLHPWPGLLDKRQLRQHLWNLYADEPRCHFEYKGDAQLACVRLRTPGGVLPQPEARTKDALELLAELMLWPASEGGFDFDEMQVQEEIRWAEHHAGYDVSEWDMVVRGRCMEWLGYAERGRITELEKLRHCVREGELLRWYREVLRCPIHVHVIGDFEPDPMIALVLSTFRTLDEAVGGMNDKRATIVTGDQQSAGPREEGELMMELMDVQQCKINVAFATGVDYGASNYPALFLFHSLFGATPASRLQHGLRQQKQWVYQIYSTLDDYRGTLHVTTGTSSGYATEVLEAIDEEWLKLCDGDIHQQELHRAIQNVMHYVQVGYDLPEQVVTLHIDRLLNEVHMTTPQFLDAIAGVTSEQVAEVASGLKKAVTWILYPESEYSA
- a CDS encoding M16 family metallopeptidase — protein: MNIAVNVAPIQRRLSNGLYVSIFPEPHFHHTFVSWSVSYGSIHDAALPGRAHFLEHMMFYNPDEQPVKPMFHALGASTSALTRYDVTTYQMACTSQFEQSMELFIRMLATPHFTPIHIEKERAAIHQELSMYEDKPSWRALQQLTQMMYGHNHPITADVAGTPDSLYQMTPDELNMAYNDYYSTGNMAVAVAGPIEPEAVTEMLEQFPVREHGTAALHGVVPLDRRGGESGERYLELESGLSLPLVRFGFRAESGVRLKDQVACMIGIEALLGETSDFHAACTTSGLLGKGAAWDHYYRQEFAFSNACGYSTDPGSLLARIEEQCDRIQEGTLPLNNLENARMTWLSRYYADMDSLKQRCMHVSEHKVIGRDYMQIGTYVSEMTEEEIISGLRKVAAPANLRMVVLR
- a CDS encoding 4'-phosphopantetheinyl transferase family protein; protein product: MPNAGKTEIHLWKQALPISEDQIQSAVTITQAALAPEEQQRMARIGKVSLLEAYGWMSSRLFLRSVLAQYMQLHAQDIQFNYGISGKPYVQGGPRFSLSHTRGLCVLAVTSSIAELGVDVEWMRPLLRQQAIIDRFLTVEEQGYILNGVRKGQEPSRLLWEMLTRKEAWIKASGQALCGQWRTLNTVDESLAKANQVEREKHPYMLCDLDVGTGYIAALSLEGKMKPSIRWMSLS
- a CDS encoding S9 family peptidase, coding for MIQFPKPDVEQYFQTYRISHFAVSSDEKRLFFDSNLNGQPNIWAMDLPGGYPYPLTYLNQSSQFIKPDPQGRHILTAFDRDGDENYHLYALKPEGGVPFPVVPAEPNDRCYYAHLSEDGQRLYYMTSKDNPNYLNSRRINLETGEDELLHQGEEVTSNLVAVSPDEQAYVVLDVYSNTYQTAHAYRNGESESIIPVSERQSQVSDVLFADNNRLLMITNDNEPYTYVAEYRLDTHEFRPLCKVEGEDVDIIRWHKDSETLYFWTFTGPENRMYALDKGSEQPRRVDMPLDTVDHVTVTKAGNVYILGRGAIQPHNIYRLMAGSESWEPLTANRVTGLDPSDLVYPDVIRYNSYDGLEIEALFFKAKPEQANGYTVFWPHGGPQASEAKFFRPMFQMMLAQGYHIFAPNFRGSTGYGAEFGKMVERDWGEGPRLDCVAGINWLFDEGISSPDRLFVVGGSYGGYMTLLLAGRHPELFRAAVDIFGPSNLFTFLESVPEDWKPMMDNWLGDPVRDRERLTKDSPITYLDQMVNPMLVIQGANDPRVVKAESDQIVAALQGKGVDVEYIVLDDEGHGFSRKTNEILVYRRMLEFLQKHQEVPVAQP